The Triticum aestivum cultivar Chinese Spring chromosome 3A, IWGSC CS RefSeq v2.1, whole genome shotgun sequence genome includes a region encoding these proteins:
- the LOC123057783 gene encoding uncharacterized protein, with protein MDVMVDVYTVECLYKRFGCPTSMAYHSVADHAASCRHAPCYCFDCRFDSSPVSLVGHLTARHSWPVEKIQYEVAKSFVVPASEEDKRRLLVAEDNCVFLLAVGAGRDPGGRRPVNVVCVRGNAKPLYTGVLWVDGPPAAPGQPLTSSFQLKATVASCSVPGEVDMEQGWLHAHVDPNMMHGESGELHLRLCLTKLS; from the coding sequence ATGGACGTCATGGTGGACGTCTACACGGTGGAGTGCCTCTACAAGCGTTTCGGCTGCCCGACGTCCATGGCCTACCACTCGGTCGCCGACCACGCGGCCAGCTGCAGACACGCGCCCTGCTACTGCTTCGACTGCCGGTTCGACAGCTCGCCTGTgagcctcgtgggccacctgacgGCACGACACTCGTGGCCGGTGGAGAAGATCCAGTACGAGGTGGCCAAATCGTTCGTCGTGCCGGCGTCGGAGGAGGACAAGCGCCGCCTGCTGGTCGCGGAGGACAACTGTGTGTTCCTCCTGGCCGTGGGTGCCGGCAGGGACCCGGGCGGCCGCCGGCCCGTCAACGTCGTCTGTGTTAGGGGCAACGCGAAGCCTCTGTACACGGGCGTGCTCTGGGTGGACGGTCCTCCGGCGGCCCCGGGCCAACCACTCACGAGCAGCTTCCAGCTGAAAGCGACGGTGGCGAGCTGCTCCGTCCCCGGCGAGGTGGACATGGAGCAGGGCTGGCTCCACGCGCACGTCGACCCCAACATGATGCACGGAGAGTCCGGCGAGCTTCATCTGCGCCTTTGTCTCACCAAGCTCTCCTGA
- the LOC123057782 gene encoding amino acid permease 3, with amino-acid sequence MENPRTDPRDYDDDGGLKRTGTVWTATARIITAVIGSGVLALPWASAQLGWVIYPIMVLLFAGIICYTSALLSDCYRSGDPSHGERNCTYMDTVKASLGRAQVWLCQFSAYSNVFGVAIGHTIAAGMSMLAIQRRASCFQHNKGHRHPCNFPIWPYMITFGVAEIFFSQIPEYHTWWFSYLGPAMSFTYCSIGVGISIAKVVENGVLKGGLVGIGMTAVTASPMSKVWGSLEALGVIAFVYCYSRILIEIQDTIKAPPPPESKVMKLATAMGVAVTTFLYLLFGFMGYAALGGATPGNLLAGLGFYEPYWVVDIANVAIIVHLAVAYQVYCRPIYDFVERCAARRWPESSYVTREFDVLVLRSSYKLNLFRATWRTAFVVTTTVVAALLPFFHDVVALVGALGFWPLCVYIPVEMYVTQKKVLRWSPLWVWLQILSLGCLFVCLAAMAASIVGIITIHKK; translated from the exons ATGGAGAATCCCCGCACCGATCCCAGGGactacgacgacgacggcggcctgAAGCGCACCG GCACGGTATGGACGGCCACTGCACGCATCATCACGGCCGTGATCGGGTCTGGCGTCCTGGCGCTGCCGTGGGCATCGGCGCAGCTCGGCTGGGTGATCTACCCGATCATGGTGCTGCTCTTCGCCGGCATCATCTGCTACACCTCCGCGCTGCTCTCGGACTGCTACCGATCCGGCGACCCGAGCCACGGCGAGCGCAACTGCACATACATGGACACCGTCAAGGCCAGCCTAG GACGCGCACAGGTTTGGCTATGCCAGTTTTCTGCATACTCCAACGTCTTTGGGGTGGCCATCGGGCATACCATCGCCGCCGGCATGAGCATGTTGGCAATCCAGCGGAGGGCTAGCTGCTTCCAGCACAACAAGGGCCACCGCCACCCGTGCAATTTCCCAATCTGGCCCTATATGATAACCTTCGGCGTggcggagatcttcttctcgcaGATCCCGGAGTACCATACGTGGTGGTTCTCATATCTCGGCCCCGCCATGTCCTTCACCTATTGCTCTATCGGCGTCGGGATCAGCATCGCCAAAGTCGTCG AGAACGGAGTCCTCAAGGGCGGCCTCGTCGGCATCGGCATGACCGCGGTGACCGCGTCCCCGATGAGTAAGGTGTGGGGAAGCCTGGAGGCGCTGGGCGTCATCGCCTTCGTCTACTGCTACTCAAGAATCTTAATCGagatccaggacaccatcaaagcGCCTCCTCCGCCCGAGTCCAAGGTCATGAAGCTTGCCACCGCCATGGGCGTCGCTGTCACCACGTTCTTATACCTGCTCTTTGGCTTCATGGGGTACGCCGCGCTGGGGGGCGCTACCCCAGGGAACCTGCTCGCGGGGCTCGGCTTCTACGAGCCATACTGGGTCGTCGACATCGCCAACGTGGCAATCATCGTCCACCTCGCCGTCGCTTACCAGGTCTACTGCCGGCCCATTTACGACTTCGTCGAGAGGTGCGCCGCGCGTAGGTGGCCGGAGTCGTCCTACGTCACAAGGGAGTTCGACGTGCTCGTCTTGAGGTCGTCGTACAAGCTGAACCTATTCCGAGCTACGTGGCGGACCGCGTTCGTGGTCACCAccacggtggtggcggcgctgcTGCCCTTCTTCCACGACGTGGTGGCGCTCGTCGGCGCACTGGGGTTCTGGCCGTTGTGTGTCTACATCCCAGTGGAGATGTACGTGACCCAGAAGAAGGTGCTTAGGTGGAGCCCCCTGTGGGTGTGGCTGCAGATCCTCAGCCTCGGCTGCCTCTTCGTCTGCTTGGCCGCCATGGCCGCGTCCATCGTCGGTATCATCACTATTCATAAGAAGTAA
- the LOC123056706 gene encoding E3 ubiquitin-protein ligase SINA-like 4, with the protein MRSGSRSQSKFSREWWIISEIFSEACDNVHPLLLPAELPFPPSSLPSLHLPPRERFRRRQAEGVSPRSGMQGAGAEGRNRGSPSTMEEADGSAKKARLEELPNGHVKQEEIGEYHAAGGGDDGGAIVAAEAGHVSRVELAVKIDMSVLHCPLCALPFKPPVFQCNKGGHLACGGCVALLPGGQCRACEDGGGFFAPCPALDAVVSSTKVACPHAGCQTYVPYHEAADHRSPCPHAPCACAEPGCGFVGPPHALAGHLADLHSVPVRTVQYGRVSQVPVSGPRQLLVGEEDGRAFLLTVGALGAAAAAVSVVCVRASATTQPRFSCKMWVNLPQPADAANGGRADMILVDIQVRSSATPGAVIALDEPTFLAVPRTYMVPVDGDAASMEVPLNIRIDKISR; encoded by the exons ATGCGAAGTGGTTCCAGATCCCAGTCCAAATTTTCACGAGAATGGTGGATTATTAGTGAGATTTTCTCTGAAG CTTGTGATAATGTGCATCCTCTTCTTTTGCCGGCCGAGCTCCCTTTTCCTCCGTCCTCACTCCCTTCCCTTCATCTTCCACCTCGTGAAAGGTTTCGCCGGAGACAGGCGGAGGGTGTTTCCCCAAGAAGTGGTATGCAGGGCGCCGGCGCCGAGGGAAGGAACAGGGGTTCGCCGTCGACGATGGAGGAGGCCGACGGGAGCGCCAAGAAGGCCAGGCTGGAGGAGCTACCCAACGGCCATGTAAAGCAAGAAGAGATCGGCGAGTATCATGCGGCCGGAGGAGGAGACGACGGAGGAGCAATCGTTGCTGCGGAGGCGGGGCACGTCTCGAGAGTGGAGCTCGCGGTGAAGATCGACATGAGCGTGCTTCACTGCCCGCTCTGCGCCCTCCCCTTCAAGCCTCCCGTCTTCCAG TGCAACAAAGGCGGGCACCTGGCCTGCGGCGGCTGCGTGGCCCTGCTGCCCGGCGGACAGTGCAGGGCGTGCGAGGACGGCGGCGGGTTCTTCGCCCCCTGCCCCGCGCTGGACGCCGTCGTGTCCTCGACCAAGGTCGCGTGCCCCCACGCCGGGTGCCAGACGTACGTGCCCTACCACGAGGCCGCCGACCACCGGAGCCCCTGCCCCCACGCGCCCTGCGCCTGCGCGGAGCCCGGCTGCGGCTTCGTCGGCCCGCCGCATGCGCTCGCGGGCCACCTCGCCGACCTCCACTCGGTGCCGGTGCGCACCGTCCAGTACGGCCGGGTCAGCCAGGTCCCGGTGTCTGGGCCGCGGCAGCTGCTCGTCGgcgaggaggacggccgcgcgttcCTCCTGACCGTGGGCGCGCtcggcgccgccgcggccgccgtgtCGGTGGTGTGCGTGAGGGCGAGCGCGACCACGCAGCCGCGGTTCTCGTGCAAGATGTGGGTGAACCTGCCGCAACCGGCGGACGCGGCGAACGGCGGCAGGGCGGACATGATCCTGGTGGACATCCAGGTGAGGAGCAGCGCCACGCCCGGCGCGGTGATCGCCTTGGACGAACCGACGTTCCTGGCGGTGCCGCGGACGTACATGGTTCCGGTGGACGGGGATGCGGCGTCCATGGAGGTTCCCCTCAACATCCGCATCGACAAGATCTCCCGCTGA